One stretch of Planococcus sp. PAMC 21323 DNA includes these proteins:
- a CDS encoding FAD-binding oxidoreductase: MKVVRKVELDIKNSFISIVGEENVKHSQAHLLAYSYDATANFQAMPDLVLSPRNTEEVAEIVKFCAKEQIPIVPRGSGTNLAAGTVPSRGGVVLLFNNMSEILELDQENLTITTQPGAITQDVSIYVEKNGLFYPPDPSSMKISTIGGNVSENSGGLRGLKYGVTKDYVKALTVVTPNGDVMKIGGKLAKDVAGYDLLSLLVGSEGTLGVITEITLKLIPLPVAKKTGIAYFNSLEEAAKTVSSIISNRIIPVTLEFMDKGTIGAVEDFMKIGLPREAEAMLLMEQDGSEQQVEEDMKKMIAIAKENGATSAILAASEEESEVLKTGRRAALSALSRKRPTTILEDATVPRSEIAKMVKAIQEIALKYDVQISTFGHAGDGNLHPTCLTDVRDKEEMERVEKALDEIFQVAIDLGGTITGEHGVGEMKSPYLEWKLGASGMALMRNIKQSIDPKNIMNPGKIFAKETKKRLVIHGGN; encoded by the coding sequence ATGAAAGTGGTGAGAAAAGTGGAGTTGGATATAAAAAACTCTTTCATATCAATAGTTGGAGAAGAAAATGTAAAACATTCGCAAGCTCACTTGCTTGCTTACTCCTATGATGCAACAGCAAATTTTCAAGCGATGCCTGATTTAGTGCTATCGCCTAGAAATACAGAGGAAGTTGCAGAAATTGTCAAATTCTGTGCAAAAGAACAAATCCCCATTGTTCCGAGAGGATCAGGAACCAATTTGGCGGCAGGTACTGTTCCGTCTCGAGGTGGAGTAGTTCTATTATTTAACAACATGAGCGAAATTTTAGAGTTAGATCAGGAAAACTTAACGATAACCACTCAGCCTGGAGCTATTACACAAGATGTAAGTATATATGTAGAAAAAAATGGCTTATTTTACCCTCCAGATCCAAGCTCAATGAAAATCTCAACGATAGGCGGTAATGTCAGTGAGAATTCGGGGGGATTACGAGGACTTAAATATGGTGTTACTAAAGATTATGTGAAAGCGCTTACTGTTGTTACGCCTAATGGAGATGTGATGAAAATTGGCGGGAAGTTGGCGAAAGACGTTGCGGGATATGATCTATTATCGCTTTTAGTTGGCTCTGAAGGAACGCTTGGAGTTATTACGGAAATCACGTTGAAGTTGATCCCGCTACCTGTTGCTAAGAAAACCGGAATTGCTTATTTCAATTCGTTAGAAGAGGCCGCAAAAACGGTCTCATCAATTATTTCAAATCGAATTATTCCAGTAACACTTGAGTTTATGGACAAGGGAACTATCGGTGCAGTAGAAGACTTTATGAAAATTGGGCTGCCTCGCGAAGCAGAAGCTATGTTGCTGATGGAGCAAGATGGCAGCGAACAGCAAGTTGAGGAAGATATGAAAAAAATGATTGCTATAGCAAAAGAAAATGGAGCAACGTCAGCTATTCTAGCTGCCTCAGAAGAAGAGTCAGAGGTCTTAAAAACAGGAAGAAGAGCTGCATTATCTGCTTTATCTAGAAAACGTCCAACGACTATTTTGGAGGATGCAACGGTTCCACGTTCTGAAATTGCAAAAATGGTCAAAGCGATACAAGAAATTGCGCTGAAATACGATGTTCAAATCAGTACATTCGGTCATGCAGGGGATGGTAATTTACATCCTACTTGTTTGACGGATGTACGAGACAAAGAAGAAATGGAACGAGTTGAAAAAGCTTTAGATGAAATATTTCAAGTAGCTATCGATTTGGGTGGAACCATAACAGGTGAACATGGTGTAGGAGAAATGAAATCACCTTATCTGGAATGGAAACTTGGCGCATCAGGTATGGCTTTGATGCGTAACATCAAGCAATCGATTGATCCTAAAAACATTATGAACCCCGGCAAAATTTTTGCGAAAGAAACAAAGAAGAGGCTGGTGATTCATGGTGGTAACTGA
- a CDS encoding (Fe-S)-binding protein → MVVTELQQRMQQSFKENVDEEYLMDCMRCGFCLPACPTYLVTNKDEIHSPRGRIALMKGMRDGDVVWDSSVKESFDMCLGCRACEPACPAGVQYGVLIEETRVAIEQVKPQTIAEKAVRKSTFDGVFADQKKMAGAVKLVQFYQKSGLQKATRKIGFLNLFPPFMKEMEGVLPTIETKKKRTAALKPKTTTVAFFAGCLMDTLFQETNRKTVELLESLGANVVIPKEQQCCGALHGHSGELEKGLRNARTNIDAFDSDSYDFIVNNAGGCGAFLSEYEKHLQVDSAYAEKSKRFSEKMIDISSLLVKLGLNNRLKEIQVESQAIVTYQDSCHLRNVNKVFLEPRSLLQDAPGFEYKELIDAESCCGSAGIYNILQPEMAKKILDLKMKGVKELQPAKVVTSNPGCLMQMQVGIQREGLEKEMQAVHIVDFLYDAIHKNQN, encoded by the coding sequence ATGGTGGTAACTGAATTGCAGCAACGGATGCAACAATCGTTTAAAGAAAATGTGGATGAAGAGTATTTGATGGATTGTATGCGTTGTGGTTTTTGTTTACCAGCTTGTCCGACATATTTAGTGACGAACAAAGATGAAATCCATTCTCCACGTGGTCGCATTGCATTAATGAAGGGGATGCGTGATGGGGATGTGGTTTGGGACAGTTCAGTTAAAGAGTCATTTGATATGTGTCTTGGCTGTCGAGCCTGTGAGCCAGCCTGTCCTGCAGGAGTACAGTACGGTGTGTTGATTGAAGAAACGCGTGTTGCGATAGAACAAGTAAAACCTCAAACAATAGCAGAAAAAGCAGTTCGAAAATCTACTTTTGATGGTGTGTTTGCAGACCAAAAGAAAATGGCCGGAGCAGTAAAACTTGTTCAGTTTTATCAAAAAAGCGGATTGCAAAAAGCGACAAGAAAAATTGGGTTTTTAAATCTTTTCCCACCTTTTATGAAAGAAATGGAAGGCGTATTGCCAACTATTGAAACGAAGAAAAAAAGAACAGCTGCTTTAAAACCGAAAACGACCACCGTTGCATTCTTTGCTGGATGTTTAATGGATACACTTTTTCAAGAAACTAACCGAAAGACCGTCGAGTTATTAGAATCACTTGGAGCTAATGTCGTAATTCCAAAAGAACAGCAATGTTGTGGTGCTTTGCATGGCCATAGCGGAGAACTAGAAAAAGGATTGCGTAACGCGAGAACGAATATCGATGCATTTGATTCAGACAGCTATGATTTTATCGTCAATAATGCAGGTGGTTGTGGTGCTTTCTTGAGTGAATATGAGAAACACTTACAAGTGGATTCGGCATACGCTGAAAAATCAAAGCGTTTTTCGGAGAAAATGATCGATATTTCTTCACTGTTAGTAAAACTGGGCTTAAACAATCGATTAAAAGAAATTCAAGTTGAGAGCCAAGCGATTGTTACTTATCAGGACTCTTGCCATTTACGTAACGTCAACAAAGTGTTTTTAGAACCTAGGTCTCTATTACAAGATGCGCCAGGTTTTGAATATAAAGAATTGATTGATGCAGAAAGCTGTTGTGGCTCTGCAGGTATTTACAATATACTGCAGCCTGAAATGGCGAAAAAAATACTCGACTTAAAAATGAAAGGAGTGAAAGAGCTGCAACCCGCGAAGGTTGTAACGTCTAATCCGGGCTGCTTGATGCAAATGCAAGTAGGTATTCAGCGCGAAGGGTTAGAAAAAGAGATGCAAGCAGTACACATTGTTGATTTTTTATATGATGCAATTCACAAAAACCAAAACTAG
- a CDS encoding DctP family TRAP transporter solute-binding subunit: protein MLKKKMSMAVIGLSTALVLGACGSNEAESGGESDKEEYDLKMSVTVSESSTWYEAAEKLKEDLAEESDGRINLELFGNEQLSGGDSGKAVESLAKGSIDLTFNSTIIYSILDERFGVASAPFLFTGVDEVDPVFAGEGGEMFKEILAEKGVQALGYGQNGFRQLTNSKKEIKNPEDLKGLKIRIPGITMYTDLYRELGTDPQTMTFSEVFTALQQGTIDGQENPIDVISSSKLQEVQDYMTLWNYSYDPLVLGMNKKLYDSMSEEDQELFDRLGKEAAEYQVKIAREKEETQIAELEAAGMQIYTPTEDEIAQFKEAASPIYDKYTDIWGADLLKAFQGE from the coding sequence ATGTTGAAGAAAAAAATGAGCATGGCAGTTATTGGTTTATCAACGGCATTAGTATTAGGGGCGTGTGGTTCAAACGAAGCAGAAAGCGGTGGAGAATCTGACAAGGAAGAATATGATCTGAAAATGTCAGTAACAGTTTCGGAGTCTTCAACTTGGTACGAGGCTGCCGAAAAGCTTAAAGAAGATCTTGCTGAAGAATCAGATGGACGCATTAATCTTGAGCTGTTTGGGAATGAGCAGTTATCAGGTGGTGATTCTGGTAAAGCAGTAGAAAGTTTGGCAAAAGGCTCGATTGATTTAACATTTAACTCGACGATTATTTACTCAATCTTAGATGAACGTTTCGGTGTAGCGAGTGCGCCATTCTTATTTACAGGAGTAGATGAAGTAGATCCTGTATTTGCTGGAGAAGGCGGAGAGATGTTTAAAGAAATTCTTGCAGAAAAAGGTGTTCAAGCACTTGGCTACGGTCAAAATGGTTTCCGCCAACTAACAAACAGTAAAAAGGAAATCAAAAACCCAGAAGATTTAAAAGGGTTAAAAATTCGTATTCCTGGTATCACAATGTATACAGATCTATACCGAGAATTGGGAACAGATCCACAAACGATGACTTTCTCTGAAGTATTTACAGCGCTTCAACAAGGAACAATCGATGGACAAGAAAATCCGATCGATGTTATCTCGTCTTCTAAATTACAAGAAGTTCAGGACTACATGACGCTTTGGAACTATTCATATGACCCACTGGTACTTGGGATGAATAAAAAACTCTACGATTCAATGAGTGAAGAAGACCAAGAATTGTTTGATCGTTTAGGTAAAGAAGCTGCTGAATATCAAGTTAAGATTGCTCGTGAAAAAGAAGAAACGCAAATTGCAGAACTTGAAGCTGCTGGCATGCAAATTTACACACCAACAGAAGATGAAATTGCTCAATTTAAAGAAGCAGCAAGTCCAATCTATGATAAATACACAGATATCTGGGGTGCAGATTTACTAAAAGCATTCCAAGGTGAGTAA
- a CDS encoding TRAP transporter small permease — protein MKILNYVEEGILFLTFLTMTIIAFSNIVSRNIASISLSFTEEITINLFVLLTFVGTAVGVRRFGHLGFTLIFDHMNPLFRKVFIVFSSSMSLILFGVLLWYGLQMVSFQMDIGQKTPSLGWPQWILSSALPIGAFLCVVRTIQVFIEEMKLEMHSHSKGDETL, from the coding sequence TTGAAAATCTTAAATTATGTTGAAGAAGGCATTTTATTCCTCACCTTTTTAACCATGACCATAATTGCATTCTCAAATATTGTTTCACGAAACATAGCAAGTATATCTCTTTCGTTTACGGAAGAAATTACGATTAACTTGTTTGTCTTACTCACTTTTGTTGGAACTGCTGTAGGTGTTCGTCGTTTTGGACATCTTGGATTTACGCTGATTTTTGATCATATGAACCCATTGTTTAGAAAAGTTTTTATTGTCTTTTCTTCATCAATGAGTTTGATCTTATTTGGTGTCTTGCTTTGGTATGGCCTTCAAATGGTATCGTTCCAAATGGATATAGGTCAAAAAACTCCTTCTTTAGGTTGGCCTCAATGGATTCTATCTTCTGCACTCCCAATTGGTGCTTTCCTTTGTGTGGTAAGGACGATTCAAGTATTTATAGAAGAGATGAAATTAGAGATGCATTCGCACAGTAAAGGAGATGAGACATTGTGA
- a CDS encoding TRAP transporter large permease, with protein MIALVLFGLFFLLVFLRVPIAISLGVSSIIVLVSSSGIFGLEMVTDIMYTSVAKFTLLAIPFFILAGVIMEHVGISKRLIDFAQTLVGHRKSGIVLVTVIVAVFFAAISGSGPATVAAIGGILIPSMIKNGYKKETAGALVASSGAIGIVIPPSIAFIVFAVVAGDQIPVTINRLFMAGVVPGILMGAAFVVAALIVRSRQEKRGEFILPEGVEIRKATGKERWDAFIGALPGLMIPVIILGGIYGGFFTPTEAAVVAVVYGLLVGMFINRQDTFKKMYRIFIEAAVQTAVVMIIVSAASVFAYIITTEQIARDISEGILGLTSNPILILLLINVVLLIAGAFIDAISAYYIFVPILLPIIIFLEVDPTVFGVIMTVNLAIGLFTPPVGLNLYVAAGISQTSIVEISRGVLPFIIAAVIVLMLVTYIPQISTFLPDLLNVK; from the coding sequence GTGATTGCTTTAGTATTATTTGGGCTATTCTTCTTACTTGTATTTTTGCGAGTGCCAATTGCAATATCTCTGGGTGTTTCTTCGATTATTGTGCTCGTCTCCTCAAGCGGTATTTTCGGCTTAGAGATGGTCACAGACATTATGTATACAAGCGTCGCCAAATTTACATTGCTTGCGATTCCGTTTTTTATTTTAGCGGGCGTCATTATGGAACACGTCGGAATTTCTAAGCGACTTATTGATTTTGCCCAAACTTTAGTAGGGCACCGAAAAAGCGGTATTGTTCTAGTCACGGTTATTGTCGCTGTCTTTTTTGCAGCAATTTCAGGGTCTGGTCCAGCAACGGTAGCAGCAATCGGAGGAATCTTGATTCCCTCGATGATCAAAAATGGTTATAAAAAGGAAACTGCTGGAGCACTAGTTGCAAGTTCTGGTGCGATAGGAATCGTTATTCCACCGAGTATTGCATTTATTGTCTTTGCAGTTGTAGCTGGAGATCAAATCCCTGTAACAATTAATCGGTTATTTATGGCAGGTGTTGTTCCAGGCATTTTAATGGGAGCTGCCTTCGTCGTCGCAGCATTGATCGTACGGTCCCGGCAAGAAAAACGTGGAGAGTTTATTTTGCCAGAAGGCGTAGAAATTCGAAAAGCAACAGGGAAAGAGCGCTGGGATGCTTTTATTGGTGCACTACCTGGACTGATGATTCCGGTTATTATTTTAGGTGGTATTTATGGAGGCTTCTTCACACCGACAGAAGCAGCGGTAGTTGCAGTTGTTTACGGCTTGCTCGTTGGTATGTTTATTAATCGACAAGATACATTTAAAAAGATGTATCGAATCTTTATTGAAGCAGCTGTACAGACAGCGGTCGTCATGATTATTGTAAGTGCAGCATCTGTCTTTGCTTACATCATTACGACTGAGCAAATTGCCCGAGATATATCAGAAGGTATTTTAGGTTTAACTAGCAATCCGATACTTATCTTATTGCTAATCAACGTAGTTTTGTTAATAGCAGGTGCTTTTATCGATGCCATTTCTGCTTATTATATTTTTGTTCCGATTTTATTGCCAATTATTATCTTTTTAGAAGTTGATCCGACCGTTTTTGGTGTCATTATGACAGTTAACTTAGCAATTGGTTTATTTACACCTCCTGTAGGGTTGAATCTTTATGTTGCTGCTGGAATTTCGCAGACGAGCATTGTCGAGATATCGCGAGGAGTTTTACCATTCATCATTGCTGCGGTTATTGTATTGATGCTCGTTACATATATACCGCAAATTTCAACATTCTTACCAGACTTACTAAATGTAAAATAG
- a CDS encoding SDR family NAD(P)-dependent oxidoreductase, whose product MKMQNEVAIITGAASGIGQAVAIEMAKEGARVVLVDLNSCEKTIALLDGAEYLECLGDIRDADFVKAVINRTIEKYHEIHVLVNNAGTCSRLDLEDMTIEMWNRDMDTNLKATFLFTQAVVYPHMKEGGYGRIINISSVSGLNGGVVSGGEKNGRSGPAYSASKGGVIALTKWVAKEVGKYGITCNSVAPGATLTGITAGVPYDTSQQVIDRMGESRDIANAVMYFATKEASYTTSQVLKVDGGISIG is encoded by the coding sequence ATGAAAATGCAAAATGAGGTAGCTATTATAACAGGTGCAGCAAGTGGGATTGGACAAGCAGTAGCGATCGAAATGGCAAAAGAAGGGGCTCGTGTTGTTTTAGTAGATTTAAATTCCTGCGAGAAAACAATTGCCTTACTAGATGGAGCGGAGTATTTGGAATGTCTAGGAGATATTAGAGATGCTGATTTTGTTAAAGCAGTGATCAATCGAACTATCGAGAAATACCATGAAATTCACGTGTTAGTTAATAATGCAGGTACCTGTAGTCGTTTAGATTTAGAAGATATGACGATTGAAATGTGGAATCGGGATATGGATACAAATTTAAAAGCGACATTCCTGTTTACACAAGCAGTTGTTTATCCTCATATGAAAGAAGGAGGATATGGACGCATAATCAACATTAGTTCAGTATCAGGGCTTAACGGTGGCGTTGTTTCAGGCGGTGAGAAAAATGGCCGTTCAGGTCCAGCCTATTCAGCATCCAAAGGCGGAGTGATCGCTTTAACAAAATGGGTAGCAAAAGAAGTTGGCAAATACGGAATTACGTGTAATTCTGTAGCGCCAGGAGCAACGTTAACGGGTATTACCGCAGGAGTGCCATATGATACGAGTCAACAAGTAATCGATCGCATGGGAGAGTCGCGTGATATTGCGAACGCAGTCATGTATTTTGCTACAAAAGAGGCGAGCTATACAACTTCACAAGTACTTAAAGTTGATGGAGGGATTAGCATTGGATAA
- a CDS encoding PPC domain-containing DNA-binding protein, with protein MDNLRIQAVFDEASHRIAGRFMKDVDLFEGIKEVCRYYDVESAHFQCFGSLQYATFVQMERGDEEGSVRYSEKIQSTSPVELLSGSGFVGYGEDGELDVHFHGMMIDCDRQINGGHFLNGENPVAVTVEYVIFPINGVGMQRGVDPHWGLPVFQFSKRSVL; from the coding sequence TTGGATAATCTTCGAATCCAAGCTGTCTTTGATGAGGCATCTCATCGAATTGCAGGTAGATTCATGAAAGATGTCGATTTGTTTGAAGGAATCAAAGAGGTCTGTCGGTATTACGATGTGGAATCTGCTCATTTTCAATGTTTTGGATCACTACAATATGCAACGTTTGTCCAAATGGAGCGTGGAGATGAAGAAGGTTCTGTTCGCTACTCTGAGAAAATTCAATCCACATCTCCAGTTGAACTATTATCTGGATCTGGATTTGTAGGCTATGGAGAAGATGGGGAACTTGATGTTCATTTTCATGGAATGATGATTGACTGCGATCGACAAATTAATGGCGGACATTTCTTGAATGGGGAAAATCCGGTAGCAGTTACGGTAGAGTATGTAATCTTTCCAATTAATGGAGTAGGTATGCAACGCGGAGTAGATCCTCACTGGGGCTTGCCTGTATTTCAATTTTCAAAAAGGAGTGTCTTATAA